The genome window tacgagtgattaaagtgtttggaaaataagccgatgattaaagtgtttgggaaataaggagaagtcatgaaacaaaagttaggaatcctaattttttataagtgcttctcgactttttacacaaataggCTTTTAACTTATAACTCCAGAAGCGGGACTTAAAAGTTCCGCCCAAACACTCACTTAATCTGTTCATtggccctgtttgggaattagcggttagctgtaagcagattgaattagatgttttgactaatggattgaattagcggtttcttgtaaaattgtttggtaaatagcatTTTGATTAACTTTTCACATATtaaaacctctaacccaaaaaaaCTCCTAAAagtagctttttgaaaattagttttttgagcacaaacctctatttcaatccgctaactatcaaatACTAGAATTAGCAAATTGagatggtcaaacctctaattttaccTCAAACCTCTCATTTCCAAACACcccattatttttaaaatatgaaagttgcatattaaaatagactgaatatattttctaatgatataattttattatttttctaacaaTATTAGATATGCAAATTTCAGTCAAGTGTCAATTTTACTAGTTAAAAgtcaaaataaatatctaaaaagAGATGGAAGGAATCAAtcttaaatttcatatttacaatATGAATATTTAGATATGGAAAAAGTATGAGAGATCATATTAAAACCCAACTAGGAATTCAAAGTTACGAGTTAACCAAAtgatttttctagtgtgtgtccGTAGGCACATGTTaagcactaaaatttataaatttggagaGTTTTGTTTGGCTTACCCTCTATAATAATATTGGACGTCctgcagttacaacaaccacaccaatcaaaaccctccaaattgatggattttagtgcttagcatgtgcccatgggcacagaCCAGACAAAcccaatattatatatatagacaaatacaaatcactaaaatacaaactaaaacaaaCTATGCATATACGACATCATTCACCCTCTGTATATTAACACCATGACCGCCTATCCTCGCTTACACTCAATCCTCCCTGGACCCGCTAGAGCCTCGCTAGGCAACCTACCCCTATCCATCACCCACCTAAGGCTCATCCTCACCTCCACTTAATCTTCCCTGGACCCACTAGAGCCTCGCTAAGGCGTCGGACAGACCTTACGCAGACTCCAGACAGtcttaaaaaattatcatactaattatttttaaaaacaatttttaatttagttttttaaattaaatataattgtgatGTAATTCACatgtcaatttattttaaaaatttattagtattgttaaataataaactatattaatttattagaatgtaaataaatataaatatatttgtattctgTTGaagttatttaatattaaaaaaatgaatataagattAATCACCCAAATTTTTATTCCTgaaaagaaacaaaacaaacGGATAAAACAATCTAACATCATTTTTTTTCCCCTCATTTCTCTCCGGAATCATTGTGTTTATCAAGCCTCTTTGTAATCTCACCCCTCCCATAAGCTTAAAATAGATACAAGGGGTGAAGTTTGAACTCCAAATTCACACCGACAATAGGGAATCACACGATAATCAAGTGTTTATAGAGCGTAGCGAAAAGGAcccataattttatttaagccATGTTTTCAAGCAATGCGCAATCTGGTGCCTGTCAAAAAATGGACCTACACTTCTTCAATTTCGACACGTTTATTAAGATATGTGGATCTTGGcggaaaaagaaggaaaaggatatGTGGATATGTTGCTGCCTGACAGGATAGACGTGGCTGTTTTGAGTCGGATTTGATACGTGAAACAATTGTAGTTAATAAAGAATAAATAAacttatctatactatattatttgtGCTGGAATATTAAAAGGTTTGTTCAATGGTGTTTGTTTCAGCGAGTTTCtttaatttacaaattattattaaacTTTTTTACCGAACAtctcttaaaattaattttagttagtTTTTCGAGAGCCTTACCTATTAGGAACTTATTCAatagattaaataaaaaaaattacatgttcaaaaaaaatgataaaaaatttatatgattaataaaaatatgttaacTCAAACATGTttactaattatttttaaaaaattaaatataaaatatataattattttatataatatatcttcataataaaattaaatattcaaatacaaatattacaaaaacaaatatttagaaTAATTGGATACGAGTTATAAGTTAGTATGGTATTTTAGTGTCTACACATATATATCTAGTTAGACACTTCGATCTTGTCGTTCTAACATTAATGGCCATGTTTATTGttcatatttcattttattaattatatttttcatattactaaaatttaaatttacttaAATTCTAACGTATGTACTTATTTTTGTTGGAATGCTCATTtggactttttatttttatctcagtcaaaattcatattttttataattataacaaataaGATACATGtgattataatcatttttatgttattttcaaGGAAATTAAcgaatttaatttgtaatttatgaTATAGACTTAATATGCACAATATTTTTTTGGtctaaaaaaccaaaaatgagtaaaaaactgtgacggagggagtatatcactaatatatatacatacgcACACATATAGCTTTGTTATACAACAAACCCAgggttacagaaatcgggaatcagacctaatcggttgagttaccgattcaaggattaatgggaaatcggggattaatcggagttaaaatcggatttattttaatattaaaatattatttaatatttagttattattatattagctatttagtaactaatatatttactatattcataaacattataattattcatatttaaagtaatatagtattttaattttaataatttatcacatatacttcgattatgaaatatatataaggattaatcggatttcaaaaatcggatcggtggccgaccttgcagaggattaatcggtatttatcggttaaatcggggttTTTTAGAACACTGAACAAACCTACTTATTTTAACCtacttattttataaaatacaaaccaactaaCCAGCCCAAGCAATAATAAGTTAACAACTCCATCCACTAGTTAATAACGGtccatttttttaaactttacgATCCGATTCATTCAACCAATCATCTAGCACATTGTCCCCTTCAGTTCGAGTAACATTATGACctgatcattaatatttttgtgcTATCTCTGATTAGCAACAATACTGCATACAAATAACTAGTTTTTCAAAAGAAATCACATTTTTTTACGCAAATCACTACTCCCCTTGGTCCTTTATATAAGGCACCTTGATTTTTTGCACATTATTTTAGGAGTTTTgaccatatatttaaaatcaatatttttaaaatttttctttttctgaataataatatttatgttatatttttatttcgaaaaagaaaattttaaaaatattgatttttaatatgtgGTCAAAGCTCTTAAAATAATgtgcaaaaaatcaaagtgCCTTATATAAAAGAtcagaaaaaatattttccaaaagcgaatatcactaatttataaagtgaattgataaataagctccaatttttactatttaagctccaaaTCTTATTATGAGATACTAAATGCCATAACTACCCTTAACCTTTAATtccctttttatatatatatatcaagaagTGTTTAAaactctctctcagaaacaagACGAATTGATTTCTTTCCATAAACCCTCAAGAAACTAGAGACGAAGTTTTAGCTGATCTAAATGACATCATTGAACTTCTTCGGACAAAAGATGTGGAGGAACTCTATGAATCATACGAGTTGGGGCATAACAATCAGACCAtggaaaaaggtaattctatgGCTAGAATCCAACTCCAAATTTTTAGCATAAAAACTTGTGATTATTCTTAGTTTTACATTGAGCATGTATTTAATTAGACTTTAATCATTGTCATGTGTATATAGATGGTTCTGCAGTCGAAAATCAAGGGCCAAATGGGTGTGATGCGCTACTAGTCATTTCAACCAGAGATTTTTCAACTCGTGAGGAACTTCTGAATAATGTTCGCGAGATTGTATTGAAGCAAGGATTTgtgacaaaaattaaaaaatcaaagacAAATTGCTACGTTATAATTGGGTGCTTTATTGAATTATATCAATACTACATGGATTCCTTACAAGGAGAGGTTTGTGTTTGCATGGACAAATAATTTTATGCACTTGGGTAATCATGTTACGTCAAGGGCAGAAGGTGCTCACGCCGTTTTGAAGCAATATTTGAATGTTTCTACAGGTGATTTTCGTGATGTAAAGGACAAAATTTCTCTGGAAATCGAGAATCAGTACCAAGAAATCAAAACAAGAGTTGCAAGTGAAAAGGTGCGTATACCACATAAGTTTCGTATTCCTTTATTTCGGGAACTTATTTGTCACATTTCAGTGTTTGCTCTTAGTCAATTATATAAACAATATGAGCTAGCAACAATACCAGGAGCTTTAACAATCACTTGCAAGTCACATTTTTCAAAGTCTATATGACTTCCACGTGCACACAAGATAAGAGAATTGGAGAGAGAAGGCATATTGCATCTTAATGAAATTCATCCACAATGGAGGATTGATACAAAATCATTCCTTGATAGTAATACTTCATTGAATGATGGAAATGATGACATTGACGTACTTCTTAAAGAGTTTCGAGATAAATATCACAATCTGCCTTTGGTACAAAAAGAAGACAGTAGAAGACAAATTACTCAATTTCTTGATGCTCCTTCTACTGTGATACTTGAACCAGAGATGATTCCACATAAAGGGCGTCCTATTGGCTCGAAAAATAAGAGAAATAAAAGCTCTACCACCCGCAATCCATCAGCTTTTGAGATACATGACATGAGAAAGTGTAGTACATGTCAAGGCACTGGACATAATTCTCGTACTTGTCCGAGAAAAATGCAAGGCACATAAGAAAGTGTAGCCTCCTGGTTATCTTTCCAAAAGTTTGAATAGTTGATTgatcttaattttatataaatgattgGCTATGTATTAGTCTGGGATGGGATGTTATATTTGGATTGAGTTAGAGTAGTAGATTATGTTGATTCTAAGTGACCAAGCTTCTTTTTATTAAGCTATTTGTTATTATGCTACTGTAGTATCCTTCAGAATACTATCTCAAGTTTTCTCATGCATATAAAATCTAGGGATCTTTTTTAGTCATGCCTTGTTCTTGCTCTTGCTAAAAGTTATTATAATTAGGATCCACTTATTGTCATTCAACTATCTTTTGGCTCCTACTTAAAGTATCCAAAGGTTGCTTTCAGGGACTAGTTTTAGTTACAAGTCCTAAAATAAGACAAGACCTGTAACTGCATGCTTTACTACCACTCTTACCTGCAACATACTAGTTATTTGGTTTTAACTTAAACATGAAACATAAATGTAAATGCTAGCTATTCGGTATCATATATGCCAAGCTGCAACACTCTGTTAGTCTTGCTCCCCTTCCCTTAAAACTTTAGTCAGGGATTTTGCCGCTTTGGCCAAGAAAACTGGAtctaaaaaacaaacaaactcaTTTGAAGGCTTTTGCACGATTTAATGGTTCTATACTTGTATTCATGTATGCTGCTATATATGGTTGCTGTTTgcagatataaaaataaaataaaataagggtAGTTATGGCATTTAGTGTCTCATAATAAGAtttggagcttaaatagtaaaaattggagcttatttatcaattcccttTATAAATCATTCATTTTAACAGCTATATTAGAATTTTAACAACGTTAAAATTAACGACAGAGCTCTATTCATTCATTCAAAAGATTGAGATGGAGGTCATTGGAAAAAGCTCGGGGAAGGGAAAGGGGTAGTACTACACTTATAATAAAACTAACATTACTAGAAAAACAACTCAGCAAAACTCCCAGAGGTGTTTAGGATAGAAGTCCAAATAGTCACATATTTAATAATTCTGACCCTTGAAATTAGACGTTATCcatatttatttactatttaataAGAATTGACAATGACcattatgaaaataataaattccatgaaaaataaaaaaaaatccttccTTTTCAAACGGTGGAGCCTGTGAGCGTGACAGACTTTAATACTCTACCGAAAAGCTCACACAAGACCTTGAACTCTGTTTGATAACCACATGTGATGGTCTAAAGTTGCACTTGCGTGCTGCATCATCTTCTCTCTTCTAAACTACTAAATTAATATTTCGAAACACGTACTAAGTTTTTCGAaaagtaattattataaaatttcatcTTTAAATGTTTGCAAGTATCAGTGTCCATcatcaaaaatatgaaaattgagCATGGGAGCCATGTGCGGAACAAATTATTATACTAGAAAGAAGTTTCAACTACCCAGATCCTGGTATCGAGAGGATCCAGTTGATGTGAAGCCCGCTCCATTCAGGTGGGTCTAGAGTTCTAAGTTTTTAAAACTCAAGTGCTTTAAAAAAGGAGTCGATCTCTATTATTAAGTAGATATTTGATATGCCATTTGcagaaaattacaaattattataattatttcaatTAGTTATTACGAGAAACTTATTGGTTATCACACATGTCAACATGTGTTACAAGCATGATCATgccaataatttatttatgtcgCTGGAGTTGAACACCAGTCCAAGAGATtgcttatataaaattttaaaataatttaggatatttgatgaaaaatattgatctaataatatattagtgattcataacttatttttaagattttttttccgaacaaaatttaataattaaatttttgttgagaaaagaaaaattctaaaaataagttatagaatatAGCTTACAGAAGCATTAAACTGAGTACGGGTCCACAGCGTATACAACTCATTAGACCGAGGGAGTATTTATTTAGTGATACTGCAGGAGTGCAGGATGTGAACAACAACAACTCCTCAATAATCACACAAGAATGTGCATTACAAGTTATGATCATGTTTCATGTCTGTTATAATCACCCACGATATAAACAAAGAACAACCAGGAGGTCCAGAAACGCAACAACTTCCCAGTGTCACAGAATGTGAATATGCTTTACACACCAAACTCGTTTCAATGGACTTTGAGTATTTTCAAGTCTTGTATCTGAAAACTTACAGGCCCTCAAATGATACCATTCCCTTCATTTCTTTACAGactttattttttgacacataATCTAAagtatataacttatttttaaaattttcctcttatgtataaatattaaaatattaaattcttattcagaagaaaaaaaatataaaataatttgtgaaactatattttataggagtctGTAAAATACATGTCCTGTCAAGCTCACATCCCCGACATAACAGGTTTAAATGATAATTTGGATGCACATTCCAAAAACTTTAATGTTCACAGGCTCCATATATCTATCACAACTACAAACTTGTCCAAAACAATCTTTAAACAAAAGATGACGCGGTTTCACCATATGTTTGGATTGACTAAAGCCGGCACAGATTGGAAAAATATTCACATCCTTCATACACTTCTAATCCTGGCTGGTCTAGTTCAGCTTTGTTGAAGCAAGCACAACGCTTACTCATTTTCCCTGTCAAAGCTATCTCAATAGGCCTCTGAACTAACCTTGGATACCCAATCTCACACCAaacctgacaaaaaaaagtagaagctcAATTTCTTGGGCACTTGAATCTAAACATTCCCTGTACCTGCTTGGACATTAGTGTGATATACATGGAGCAATGGAGCTAGGACTTGATTTTAGGGTGCGCTGAAATCTATACCCGAGTAActacttttaattattttgtaaatacCTATTTTGACCATGTAAAACTTTGATTTTGGAGGCAATAACAAGATACAGCAAAACTATGAAAACAGCAATATAGGAAAATCAAAACTATAGTAAAAACAAAAAAGGAGTAAATTCAAATATAACAGCCTTGtgcaataaaaattttgatgtaataaacaaataaaatatagttctcgATGTTTCAATGTTACCAAACTATGCAACTAGACCTTGGAACTGAAACCAGTCACAGTGCTGGGTTTAATGCCTTTTAAATCTCACAAGTAATTTCAAGTTCCACGGTTTTTATGGACACCCACAAAACATGAGAACTTAGTTACCTGCTCCACAGGTATGCCTTTAAGAATGACTtccattttttataatttgtttttgcttTCAATAACCTTTTAAGTGAACGTTTACCTCTGAACCGTCTTCCTGACTCCACCTTGAATTGCAGCTAGGCACCttagcttcttcaaccttttgtTTTTCCATCAGCTGGGCACCTCTAGCAGCCTTTGCTTCTACTCCTTTCAAGTATTTTGTGGGGTTCCCTTTACTATCATAGTAAAGACCAACAAGTTTACCAACAGGTCTGGAATTTGCCAGTTAAGAACAATGGAAAATTTAGGCAAACCGTCTTTACTTATCCAAAACAAGGAACTTCTAGTTAGGATCTGTCTTTAAAACCTTGTAGCTGGCActcaattttcttaaaattacctTTATTACCAGGCAATCAGGcatcttaaaaattataataatattaaaatctctATGCTTCAAGGACTGTCCACATATCCCTTCAATTGATTTTACATCAATGAAATAGCAAGCTGTAAACTTACATGTAAGTTCTGACGTAGAAATCTCGCCAGTCAACCACACCTTTCACCTAGAAATGTCAAATATGAAACTTGAAGGTTTAGACATAGGAAGATCAGGAGGCACGTCATTAATATCAATACATATTCTCTTTTTAATCTCGTGATAATGATTAAAACTACTATTTGGCTCTACGATATTCTGCTAAAAAGCTGGGAGGCAGGGTAGAGgcatatacaaaaatatgttgCACAAAATGAGAAGAGACTAATCAAGGGAAGAACAAATGTAATCACATCAAAAAATGAAAGGTGTAGCATTTTCAACCCCTATAAGTTATAAGGACAGCTACTATAGTACAGGAAAGTGTATCTGTCTGAACATTTTTGCATgacataatattattataatagtaaGCAATTGGAAGGGAAAGCTAGACCATAGAGAGAAAACATCCAACTTCTCCTTCCCCCACTTCATAGTTACAGCTTACGAAAAAGACATGCTTAGTTTCCACAGTCCAGATAGTGAGCTAATTTACATGGACCAAGTTGTGTATACTTTACATCCACTTATGTCGCATGTTAAGATAagaataataaatgaaaaactGAAACAGCAAAATTAAAACAAGCCATAATTACCTCAGTGCTGGATAAACCTCGTAATGATTCAGTAAGACCATCTCctgtgaaaattttatatataaacctTTAGAAAACAAAACTTTTAAACAATAAGCATAAGCAAAATAAATATAGCAAGCAAGTTTTGCTAGAGCGAGAGTTTCTTTAGCAAGAAGCTCAATTGCGTAGATGTTCCTTAAAAGAAGAATTCTAATATACAAGTCATTGGACCATATCCGGGCCAAAGTAAGGCTACTTGGGCCTAGGTCATTGGGCCATGCTACGAAGTTGGCCATAAAACTAGAAGATAAAATCAATTTGGGTCTATATGAAGCCCGATGGGATCGGGAGTTGGGAAGGCTTCATATATTAGTCCACAAACTATCAACAACCCAGAAAAACAGTTCTCCTAAGTCCTAGCTTGCACCACATTGGGGCTCTTTGTGTCTATTTTGATGGCTGTCAGGAACGGAGGACCAAACCACCCAAGTAAGAACAGCAGAGAGGCACGCAAAATTAGCACAAGAGAGAAATTGGATCGTGTTTTTGTTGTAATGGAAAATGGGTTGTCATCGGAATCAGGTATTCTAATAAACCTGAAAACGAGGGGATTACTTAATGGCCAAGCTGTAGTAATGATGACAGATCCGGGGAACTCACAATTTTATCTCCTAATCTATAGTCCAAGCACTAAGAATTATGATTAGCTCCACCAGTTCGTTTAGGGTTCCCTCCGCCACATATGAATTTGTGCAAGGGCCTAGTGATGAAATTGCGCGGTCTTGAGGTGTAGGAGGATTATTTGCTGATATCATTGATTCATTATGCTAAGAGATGTAATACTATCATACACTAGTAAAAAAGGTTGGGAACTTGGAAGGCACAAAACCTGAGGACTGACCGGGATGGGAAGCCGCAGATATTGAAGGAGTACCAGCTCTGATCCAAGATTTCGCCAAAGCAATGTTATGTATTCTTTGTCGAGGGCCTATCTAAATTAAAGGGAATAGACATTGTACTGGTTGCAGTCGGTCGCCTGACTAAGTACAGTTATTTCATTAGTCCTAAACATCCATTCTAAGCGCTCATTGTGGCATACCATTGTTTCTAATTAGGACAATTTTCACGAGCCTTTCTGAAAAGATTTAATTAGGCTTCAGGGAACTTCTCTACTAGTGCTGTTAACCAGTTAGAGATATACTTATATCATAATCCAAATTAGTTCCTAAACGAAATTGTATCCGagttcaaaaataaaaagaaattgaaTCGAACACGACAGATATGATTTGGCTGAAGGCTTTGTTTGAATTAAAATCCCAACTGCATTACGTTGGCATTGTTAGTATTTTGGCTAATCATTCGACATTTTTTTCTGTCAAGCTAATCACTTCAACATTGACTGAAAGACTTGTACTTCAATTCCCAAGGACTTCTTATTGGACTTGCAGTGCCTTAAATTGTTTCAGTTGGGTTAAAGTGAAAGGGATGGATAAAAAATTCTGTTTGACATGTCAAGAGTGGTGGCTAATTGCTGCCATGTGAATTTATGGCTTCTCTTAACCAATCTATCCACTTCTTAAGAGTAACATTATTAGACCGGTATCACAAGGATTACATGTTCCGCTCCTTTCCAACGTGGCAAGATGGGCAACTTCGTATCGCATTACAGTTTCATGGCCTCAACTCTATATTGCATACTTTCACCTCCTCTAAATGACTTCTTGGAAGACGATATGATTCCACTATGGTTGCCCTTCATGATCTTAGATCTTCCACCAACATCGATGTCGCTCCTAATGTGATTACTTCTCTACAAATTTTTTGTATATTCCGTTTTCCaaatagttttttgttttttttttattatgacgATGGGTGACACTTTTGTTTTAGCTCGAGGGCATATAGTATCACTATACTATGTACCTTTTATTGCATTTGTAGGTGTTGTAAGATTTTGTCTTTTTACTTGCTAAGTGGCTAACTAAAAATAATGTCTCCTTCAGGATTCAACCCGTACTTGTTATTTGCACAAAATTAAACACATCAACTTTTTGGCGAAGTTGCTGAA of Daucus carota subsp. sativus chromosome 3, DH1 v3.0, whole genome shotgun sequence contains these proteins:
- the LOC108215387 gene encoding membrane-associated progesterone-binding protein 4 isoform X2, translating into MGRSPLVGIALLVPIFSFLFLKFSPFNLHLPLYPFSASQKLFTKQQLALYNGTDAALPILLAILGSVFDVTKGKSHYGLGGGYNHFAGRDASRAFVSGNFSGDGLTESLRGLSSTEVKGVVDWRDFYVRTYIKGNPTKYLKGVEAKAARGAQLMEKQKVEEAKVPSCNSRWSQEDGSEVWCEIGYPRLVQRPIEIALTGKMSKRCACFNKAELDQPGLEVYEGCEYFSNLCRL
- the LOC108215387 gene encoding membrane-associated progesterone-binding protein 4 isoform X1, whose protein sequence is MGRSPLVGIALLVPIFSFLFLKFSPFNLHLPLYPFSASQKLFTKQQLALYNGTDAALPILLAILGSVFDVTKGKSHYGLGGGYNHFAGRDASRAFVSGNFSGDGLTESLRGLSSTEVKGVVDWRDFYVRTYIPVGKLVGLYYDSKGNPTKYLKGVEAKAARGAQLMEKQKVEEAKVPSCNSRWSQEDGSEVWCEIGYPRLVQRPIEIALTGKMSKRCACFNKAELDQPGLEVYEGCEYFSNLCRL